The sequence CACAGACCATCAATGGCATCGCCACGCGAAGAGAACGTGTACCTGGCGAAGCTTGCTGAGCAAGCCGAACGCTACGAGGAGATGGTAGAATTTATGGAGAAAGTCGTCGGCGCCGGCGACGACGAACTCACCATCGAGGAACGCAACCTCCTCTCCGTCGCGTACAAAAACGTGATCGGAGCGAGGAGAGCGTCGTGGCGCATAATCTCATCGATTGAGCAGAAAGAGGAGAGTCGCGGTAACGAAGATCACGTGGCCTCCATTAAAACCTACAGATCTAAGATCGAATCTGAATTGACTTCGATCTGTAACGGTATCCTTAAGTTGCTCGATTCAAAACTCATTGGCACCGCTGCTACTGGTGACTCTAAGGTTTTCTATTTGAAAATGAAGGGAGATTATTACAGGTACTTGGCTGAGTTCAAAAccggagctgagagaaaagaagCCGCCGAGAATACTCTTTCGGCTTACAAGTCGGCTCAGGTTAGGGTTTCATTCTGTATCATTTTGCTAATTTTGGAGAAAATTCTGATACAATTTCAGTTCTGCAAAAGAATGGCGATGTTGTCTGTGTCTCAAAATTAGAAATTGCATAGAAATCACAATTTTTATACTCCATAATTGAAATTTATCAAATGACATAGTCAATGGAAAGGATTTCTTATGCTAAACATTATACTCCCTAAGTTCCATTCTATGTGATGTTGTTTGACTAGGCACATGTTTAAGAAGGAAAGACTTTGAAACTTGTGGTCGAAAGCATGTCATAAGTATTTGTagctataaatcatctcattagtAGAAATGAGAAGTTAAATTGCTTTTAAATGTAAAAAGGTGCAGTTTTTTAGGACAAActaaaaaaggaaagagagtGAGGTCAATTAGGACATGGAGTAAAATATATTGAAAGTTGTCATCAAAGGAGAAAAATTTATTGTGCTAAACAATGTAGTATTATATCGTGGAAGCATGAAGTTGACATATTTCTATCCTTTTCAGGATATTGCTAATGGTGAATTAGCCCCTACACATCCAATCCGATTGGGGCTAGCTCTCAATTTCTCAGTGTTTTACTATGAGATATTGAACTCTCCTGATCGTGCTTGTAATCTCGCCAAACAGGTAGTTAAtttattgtatttcttattttagAACATTCAAAGGACTTctctaaaagaaaaaaagatgtttGGATCTATTTACTGATGTTCATGGTTTGTTCGGCTGTTTAACAGGCATTTGATGAGGCTATTGCGGAGCTTGGCACCCTGGGAGAGGAGTCCTACAAGGATAGCACTTTGATTATGCAACTTCTTCGTGATAACCTCACTTTGTGGACCTCAGATATGCAGGTAAGTTATTGTGTTCTCTTGTTTATGAGATTGATTTATTTGTTCTTCTTTGATAGTTCGGCTAATCCATATCTTGTTGGCTTCTCTTCTTCAGGATGATGGAACTGATGAGATCAAAGAACCATCAAAAGCAGAGGAGCAGCAGTAATGTGAGTGAAGCCTCTTTGCTTAGGATTGAAATCCTATGGACTTTGCTCATTGATCGAAATTTGCTGTTTGTGTAGTTCTGAATTCCCTGAATTGTAATACCTAAAAGCACTGTTTCTTGCCATTTGTTGTTTTCAGCAAAGATTATTTTTTTCCGCAGTATTTCCCTTGTATTTGGATGCTCCGGTGAAACTCTCTTATTTTCGTGGAAATGAATTCTTGTTTTTACGGAGCAAATTATCATTTTGTATTTCCATTTTCTCTAAGGAATGGGGGAATTGCTGATTTGATCTCCCTTTTAATTCAGCATTTTGATTGCCTACTCCATCTTGTATTCACATGGATATGTGCTTAGTGACTTTGTATCAAGTCAAGATTGAATTTTCTTGAGACACATCCTTTATGTTGCATTAACATACTCTCCTCAGATAGTACTACCAAATAACATCCCATCTGTCCAAATTGtactttttcttttgttatttggTAGTATTCACAATTAGTGTAGGATAGATCTATGTAACAATCCTTGGGAAGAACTTTTTGCTCTGTTTCTTGGTTGGCAAATCTCTGGCTGTTGATTTCTGGTTTCTATCTGCCCCACTTTAAAATGTTTCCGTGCATAATGTGCACAATTGTGCTGTCATTTTACCTAATAAAAGGAGTCCCATCATGGCCCTTGCCTTGTTCATTGAATAAAGTTTTTTGTCGGGGCGGCAACATCTCATTGGCTAGATGTCTGGTTCAGTCAAGATTCTCTGATGAATTTTGGGTTTGaaatttgaaacttcaaatgCTAATGCTGGTAACAGTATTAGAGATTTTTTAGTACCAAACTCTGATAGACTGCTCTTTATCTTCTAGTAAATATATGAAAGTGTTTCCAGCATCAGCACTCAGAAACTTTGTTTTGCCAAAGGCAAAATAATACGTGATACTAGCCAGTACTTGAATTGATATGTTAAAAGCGTTCTTCTTGATGATTAAAGCTGGCACTTGCACCTTTTCCAAACTTTATAGTTCGATTCACGTGACTTGCAAACCTAATGTTAGGATTCTTAACTGAACAGTTTAATCCACAAGTCATCTGGTAGAATGCattagagaaaataatgcatgcattagcttttgGTATTACTAATCTCCTGTTTTGTACACTTTTTCAATCTATGTAttactaatgcaagtattagttatacaacctatttggtattatcctatgtataagaCTACATAGGGCCCCCGCCCTGGTTCAAATACCATTTTATCCTACCTCGCTCACCGCCCCTCAGGCCTGTCTCGCGAAGATCTTCGATCCGAACCTTCGCATCTACTCTCTCTTAGAGGACTAATTTCAGAATACATCACATCTCTAGGGTTAACCCTGTCTATCGCCCTTCTTGTGGCTTTTAGGGCTGGACAGGCCAGAAATCTAAATTCCATTAATATGGGGAATAAGCTCAATCAATTGACTATAGATACGCTAAAACCACGGTATTAGCaaataccaaggctattaatgcatgcatcaGCATTGTTTAAGACAAAATTGttcttaaagtcccttaaagctaaagaatatgaagggcatttttgtaaacaattaattttcttaaaaattatgcaatttattttaatttttaatatactACATCAAATAGTGGATAAGAAATAAtctctgcataactaatgcttgcattgcTAATTCATGCATTATTAATACACCTTATTCAACACTATTCTGATAAATCCTGCCAAACGACCCCCAAGTGCTTCATTGGCTACCAGTTTTGTTGTTTGGGTCGTTGATGTCTTCTCCAATATGCAGATATGTGGGAATACAGAATTTTGGAGCGCCTTTGAATGTGAACTTGTGCTTGGTTGACTTGCAGAGTTGCAGTTATCTAAAGCTGTCCTTTGACCCTTACAAAAGGGCATTGAATGGGTTGACACAatgtaaaaaaagaaaagaattggcACTGATTAATtctttgaggggtcgtttggtatgaggcaTTAGGTAGGATGTAGGATAAAACGTGGGATTAAATTTATACCTTGTTTGGTTGGAGGTATaaatttattgataaatttataccTCCAACCAAACAAGGTATAAATTTAATCTACATCTTATGCCATCAAATGTGGGATTATTTTATTCCATATTTCAAGTGATATAAATTAATACAAGAATTATAATCCCACGATAATTTAGTTCGCGTACCTAAGTTCTAAATGTCAAGTGGGTCTAGGTTTTAATCCATACTTTGCAGCAGGTTGATTCcttctcaaataccacatatatgAAGGTGGGCAACTTAAAAAATGAAAACATCAACTTTAAGTTTATGCGTTGATGGTGTAAAAGATTTAGACAACCAAGTCTAACGACAATAACAAACAATTCTCTCTATATAATTTCTGATGGCAATAAGGGAATATAATTAAACTATTACGACTATTTAGTAACACTTATAGATTATAGAAGATGGCTCTTGGGTCGGCCGAGGTCCATCAACTAATCCAGACACAAAATGATAACATAAgggaaaatgatattgtatagtcgctctcaaaataatagtcgaatatatatatatcaattctgtatgttatatacaaaaattatacaaattttatatattttttgactaGCGAATATAAATAATATTTGGCACGGGATAAAAGTGAAAATTCCATGACATAAATGATCTACTCGTCCTTGGTACTGAAATTAAGATGGGTTAAGTGTTTTTGGTTTAGATCGATCTCTTAGAATAGATATTTAGGTGATGTTGGTGTTCTTAGATGTTTTCAATAATTCTCCAATTACTACTGAAAAAAATTTCTTGGATCCTTCCAATTATTTGTACTTTGTTTGCAGCTCAATCCAGCTCAGCTTTGTGCTGGATAGCATTTTAAAAATTAACTACAAGTGAGAATGATATATTCAAAATTTTGGCTGTTTGATAGCCCATGTGAACAGCAAGACACAAAGTACATTCATATAAAATTTTGTTGCAGAGAAACTTGTTATTCTAATTAGCACCTACATCAATATTTGAGTTCAAAAACTCAAGTGGGCGGAGCCAGAATTTCAACTTTATGAGTTTTGCATTTAATAACGATGACTTCAAGTATTAATGATTGAGttctaaaatttaatatttttacatatttaatgaatttcttaataGATGTACTATTTGAACAAAATCTATTGGGTTCCGCTAATGCTTCTGCCTCCGCCCTTGCAAGTATGGATATATGACCAATGCAGATaaagtaattttatttattaatatttaggcaaaagaaaagaaatcactaaattttttttcctttgttaggATCCGGATCATGGTCTTCCACGATCTTGATTCCAGCTTTATCGACTATTAACTATTAGGCCACATTGTTTGGTCCCATGGCACGAACCTTTTTCTTCTCCACTCAGTCCATTTCAAGATCTCAATAATATACTGGAGTGTCTGGACTACTCTGCTATGTTCAggcaatcaacttcaaataaaaatttaaagCCAGAGGTTTCGGGTTCGAGCCTTGGTTATAGAATCGCTTTTGTTAGGGAGCGTTTATCTCCCAATGTGGAACTTCTCGGCGCGAATCCGGATTTAGCCGGGCCCCAATGCGGATATCGGACACCGGATGGGAAACTAAAAAGGGACATTGAACAAATGTTTACACTTAGATCTCATGGATTTCAAATACAAGCAGAACCTAttaagattttaattaattttgttttcagGAAACAAAAAGGAGCTAATACTGAAGAGTAAAGGAAAAGATGAATGCAATAAGCACAACCACTTTGCTCTCAGGTTTGATCTTTTTATGTTAATTAAGTAACAAAGTGATTTGGTGCGATTATGTGCGGTAAATTACTTGCTTATACACAAATAGTTTACTACAAGATTTATAGCACATGTAAACTATGAAAACAGAGAGGTCTTTCAGAAACATCTGGCAATATAGTTTACTACAGAAGCATCCTGGGAAATATGGAGATCAAGGTGTCGCGCAGACTgcagaggcggatctagaattttCTAGAACATAATGCATCactaaagaaaggaaaaaaaaagtatttagtGGAAATTGATCCCTCTTCCTTTGGATAAATAATTCCAACATTCAAAGGTGTCGTGCTAAATTCGGAACCGAAAGAACCTATGTCAAGTGGTCTCTATCTTTCATTATTGTTCAGCTAATGAACCATTTCTTCTGCAACATGAAAACAGCAAGAATAACATACCCAATATAATCTTACAAGTGAGGTATGaggaggatagtgtgtatgcaTACCTTATTCTTATCCCGTggaggtagagaggctatttccgaagaCCCTCAGCTGGGGCGTATGTAGCTTAAGAggtatgggttcacgtgaactcaTACTTCTTTTCTTAATTAAACTATAATAATGttatatttctttaaaattacttaaatatatgtGTGTGCACCCATGCTCAAAGACTCctaatattataataattattgtatgcaCCGCTACAAGTGAACTCACAGCTCAAATCCCACGAAATATAtgaaaattactaaaatttcaaaaagaatataattttgaacctataatttcaaaagtgtAGTGGATTCATGGTAAAACGATACTAAAGTTAAACCCGTCAAATATAAAATCTAGATCCATTTAGATATGAAATTACAACATGAAAGAATACAACAATCTCAAGTACACACAGTAAGTACTGGACAAGTAGTAGGGACAACTTCATTAAGAAACTTGGTTTAGAAAAAGCAACAAATTAACTTGCAGGCTGCAGCTCTGCTGGGAGGGGGAGTTTTAGcttaactggtaaagttgttgtcatgtgactaggaggtcacgggttcaagccgtggaaacagtctcttgcagaaatgctgGATAATGccgcgtacaatagacccttgtgataCAATCCTTCTCCGggccccgcgcatagcgggaactTAGCGCACCGaagttctttttcttttggaaatTGGCCTGTTCTTCCTCTTGAAAAAGATTGATATCCACAACTTCCATCATTGTCCTGGGAAATGCTCGTCTTATCCACTGCCTCAGGCCAAAATCTTTGTATATCTGAATTGTCATAATATTTATAATACGGAGAATAGAAGATTGTTGAGATTTTTGTCCTGAACTTAGGAATATAGCAACATCCTCACACCTATCCCTCCTCCTAACTTTCCAAATGGAAAACtgataaaatactaaaaaataggGTGATCGATTAAAAATTtgagtttaagttctatgcacAGACGTGAATAAAATATTGAATCACTGGGTCTAACTGATGTTCCTCTATATGTCCTTTCTAAGTgcatttccacttctgcggctaAAGTGACTGCCTAAAGAATCAAGCACTATTGTTTTTTTCTCTCTAAATTTGAGTATCCTGACTCATCTTATATGTTCCCCAATGCAACATCTTCATATTGTTGGGACAGTAACTCCTTGTTGTCGAGGAGCAACCCCATTTTTCACCTTGAATTGATCAAAATATGCGAAATTTCTTACTTCCGTGGAGGATTAGATCCTATAATTGGGGTCCTGGGAAAAATGGCGACCATTCTCAAGAACCAAAAAAACTGAGCTAGAGGAAAGCCCTATGAGTCACTAAAACGACGGCAGAAGTGCCTTTTTTATATCAATAGAGGGAGCAAAAAACGGGCTTTGCTCCCCATTACAATATGAAGAAAGAAATAAGGGTGGAAGTTTAGACCACTCACAGTAGTTCTACCTATAGAAAGAATCATGCTGAAGGGGTTTCTTGATTACTTTGATGTGAGAATTTAAATATTCCCTCCCAAAAAATAATgcacaaatattattttttccgCTAACACATTGAGTTAAAAAAAGGTTATTAAATTATTGAATGAAAAGGAATAAactacagcaacaacaacaaccctaaaataatcccaccagtggggtctggggagggtagaatgaacgcagaccttacccctacccggaGGGTTAGAGAGGAAAAAGGAATAAACTAATGAATCAAAAATAAGTATTAGAGGCGATAAGAGGTGGAAAAGATATTTCCAAGCTTGCAAGCAGAAAGCCAAACAGAGCAGCTAAACACCTTCATAATATTTCTCGATTTAATGCTGGTTCAAGCATTCAAACCATAATTACTATTAAAAAGaggtaaaactggttcaaaacCACTCAAATATGAAATTTACAACATGAGGGAATTCAACACTCAAAAGTACAAACAGTACATGACACCAAAGTAGTACGGACGACTATATTAaagaaatcaacaacaacaatcacaGTATATTtccacaagtagggtctgggaAGGTTAGTGTGTACGCAGGCCTTACCCTACCTAGTGAAGGTAGAGATGTAGTtcccaatagaccctcggctcagaaatattAAAGAAATCAGGTAAACAAAAAGCAGCATATTAACTTGCAGCTCAGAAAGCACACCACCTTAAGAGATGCTAACTTCTATGTTGCCAAAAATGTGTTCTTGATTTTGTGAAGCCTCTTGACTACATCTTTCATGGCTATCCTTGATTCTGGCCTTTCGTTTGTGCAGTCCAAAGCCAATTGTATCATGGACGCTATGCAAATTTCACTTTTAGAATTGACCTGTTCTTCCTCAAGAAAAAGATTGGCATCCACAGCTTCCATCATTGTCCCTGAAAATGCTCGTTTTATCCACTCCCTTAAGCCAAGATTTTCATTAAATATCTCTTCATCTGTTGGCCTTCTTTTTGCCAGAACCTCCATCAACATGATTCCATAGCTGTAAACATCACCGCTAGTGGACACTATTCCCTCCGAGCCATATTCTTAAAAGAAcgaaaatgaaaaagaattaCTCATCCGATATAACAATAATTATGTAGTAACAAGTACttgctttttatttatttagagaaTCCGGAAGTACTTAATTTTGATAAGACTAAGTCAAAGAGAAAGGATTTATGATAAGTGAGAAAAGAAAGAGACAAGTATACCTGGTGCAATGTAACCAAGAGTGCCCAATGTCTCGGTGTGTGCCATGGATTTGCTTACCGCTAAAATTTTAGAGATGCCAAAATCACCAACATGAGCCACCATATCTTCATCCAAAAGAACATTGGCTGGCTTTATGTCGCAATGAACTATCGGAGTGTCATGAAAATGATGTAGATATTCAATTGCCACTGCCACATCAAGCATTATGGTGACTCTTTGAAGAAGGTTCAAGTGGCATTCTTCTCTGTACAACCAATTATCAAGACTTCCATTGGACATATATTGCAGAACGAAGGCTCTTATGTGTTCGCTAGAGCAAGTAGTGATAACCGTGACGAGATTTCTGTGCCGAACATTTCTCACTACTTCACATTCAGTATCAAACCTTTTGCATGCTTCCTCATTTTGTAAATCCAGAACCTTCATTGCCACCACAATTCCACTGGATAATGTCCCTTTGTACACAGAACCAGAACTTCCCACACCAATTAAATTTGATCCATCAAAATTATTTGTTGCTCGCTGAATCTCGTGATAGGAAACTAATTGATGAGTTTTGATCTCCGGTACCTTTTCGACATCTTTAGACTTCCCTTTCTTCTGTCGTTTCCCTATCCAAATTGAAGCCAACAGGAACATTAGAAAAGATGAAATAACCACTGGAATAACGACTTTTAGCAGAAGCTTCTTAGAGTTTGATTGTCGTCCAGAATTAGTGATAGGGCAAGCAGGAACCCCCAGTACTTGCATTCCACATAGACCACTGTTCCCTAGGAAAGATTGCGAAGTGAAATTTGCAAATACGCCACCACTGGGTATTTCACCTTCTAAATCATTGAATGAAACATTGATACTTATAAGGTGTGATAGTTTTTCCAATGATTTAGGAATAGTGCCTGACAAGGCATTAAAAGACAAATCCAAAAATTCCAAGCCTATCAAGTTGGCAAAGGATAATGGAATTGGGCCTGAAAATGAATTGTTCGATAGGTTAAGAGACTTCAAGTTTTGGAGCTCTCCACATTCGCTTGGTATCATGCCCCAAAAGTGGTTACTAGAAAAATCTAGTTCTACAATGGCTTTCAGTTCTCCAATGTCAGGTGGAACTTCTCCCTCTATAGAATTTTCTGATATGTTTAGATAGAGAAGTCTACTCATCTTCCAAATGCTCAAAGGAAGCTTTGATGAAAAGTTGTTAGAATCCACATAAAGTTGTTGTAGCATGCTAAGATTCCCTATACATTCTGGAATTAACCCAAAGAGCTCATTATCATTCAGAGTTAATCGAACCAAATTAGATAAATGACATACTGCCTCTACGATATGCCCTTGTAATTTATTTTTAGTGAGAAATAACCCTTGGAGCTGTGTAAGCTTACTAACCTCAGAAGGAATACTTCCCGTCAAGTTGTTTTCTTCAAAGTCTAGGCCTAATAGACCGCTTATGTTGCCTATACCTGTGGGAATGAGGCCGTTGATGTGTGCATCTGACATATGAAAATTTTCTATAGTAGATGAAAGATTTCCAATAGCATCAGGCAGAACACCATTCAATGGATTGGAACCGACGTATAGATATCGCAACATTCTGCAGTCCACCAAAGAATTGAAGAATCGCAACTCATGTTCACCTGGTTCATTGACAAGTTGATTACCCCACAGCAGCAGATTTTTCAACCCACGAAAATTTCCCAAATTAGTAGGAATACTGCCTCTGAGATAGTTCCCGGATAGTTCTAATGTCTCAAGCTTGGAAGCATTTGTGATGTACGGAGGAATTTCCCCTTCGAGCTGATTTTGTGCCAAGAAAAGTTCTTGAAGGTTCGGAAGATGAAGACCTGTAGTGGCTGGAATTCTCCCCGAGAGTTTGTTGAAACTGAAAAAAATAGTCTCCAAAGAAGATATGTTGAAAATAGCCTCTGGGATTTCGCCAGTAAGATTATAATTTTCCTGAAAATATAACAGCCTCAAGTTTGATAGTTTCCCTAACTCTGGAGGAATTAGCCCCTCCATGTGATTGTTTGGACAACTAAGATATTGCAGAGCGGTAATATTTCCCAATGAAGTAGGAATAACaccatttattttattaaatccaATAAAGAACATCTCAAGCTTGGCTAAACATCCAATATTTCTGGGTATTTCTCCAGCTATGTTGTTGAAAGATATGGACAAAATTCTGAGCTCTGTGAGCTGACAAATGTTGGAAGGAATATAACCGGAAATCAGATTGTAAGATATACTTAACTCCTCCAGATTTGACAAACTATTCCCTTCATCAAGCAAGAGAGGACCAGAAAGCCTATTGATTCCCAGAGCTGCTGCAATTAGCGACGAGATTTTAAACATTGTTGCAGGAATGGAACCTGTTAACTGATTATCGTACAAGGACAACACTGCAAGTTGGCTCAGATTACCAATCTCCTTTGGAATGTTGCCGCTGATTTTATTCCCAGACAAACTGAGGTTCATCAATTTTGTGGCGTTTCCAACAGTAGGAGGGATCATACCCGTGAGGCTATTGTTCATGAGATCCAAGACTTTGAGTTCTGGTACATACCATGGCCCATTCCACATTTCACCATTGAGTTCATTGAAAGCCAAAGAAACTTTTTCAACTCTCTGGTGTTGGAAAAGATTTCTTGGAATACTTCCTTGGAGCTGATTGTTTTGAATATCAATCACTCGCAAGCGAGGTAAGTTGCCAAGGCCATAAGGAATGCCACCATGGAAGAAGTTGTTCCCAAGATTGAGCTCTCTGAGAAAGGACAAATTAGCCAAAGATGGAGAAATTGTGCCTTGAAGTTTCAAATTAGGAAGGGTCAAGGCTACAACCCTTTGCCTTCTTGAACTGCACGTGACACCGAACCACGAGCAAAAAGAAGTATTGCTAGTCCAGTTCTTGGCCAGGAAGAGACTTGGACTTGTAACAAGATTTTGGAAAGCTAAAAGAGCTTCTTGGTCTGTCTCATTTGAAGGAGCAGCTGATATAAAAACTGAGTAGTATTGAACTAGAAAGAGAAGAATCAATAAGAAAATGTGCTTCTCCATATGCACTTGGAAACAGATTTGTTTGGTTTCCAAAGTTAACTTACTCCATTATATAGAGCACCAAgaatgaaaaaaataagaaagaaagtaAGGAATGGAAAAGGATAGTGGATAAATAGCATATACAAATGATAGTAATTAACTTACGGTCAGAATGAGAAAGTTGATTAACAGCTGACTCAACTTAGATTATTTCCACAAAACAGAAGATAAGGTGTTATCTCGTACTAGAAGGAACTAAAATTAAACTAAATACAATTAGTATAAGCAAGCTATTATCATATTACTCACGCATATGCTTGTATCCACAACCTTGGATTGGCTATTTAAAAAATGCTTTTCAGAAGTTTTTCCAAATTTAAATACAACACATTATAGATGTGGAATATCTCGACCTCTTGACTTGACTATTTGCAGTTAATAAATTCCAAATTTAAGTTATCAATTTTACTCATATAATATGCCTTATTCACCTAACCAGCATATAAACAATGGATAATCAATACCTTTCCCAATGGAAAACTGATAAAATACTGAAAAAACAGGGTGATCAATTAAAAATTTGAGTTTAAGTTCTATCTGGGTCTAACTGATGTTCCTCTATATGTCCCAAAGAATCAAGCATTATTGT is a genomic window of Nicotiana tabacum cultivar K326 chromosome 16, ASM71507v2, whole genome shotgun sequence containing:
- the LOC107794654 gene encoding 14-3-3-like protein A (The RefSeq protein has 2 substitutions compared to this genomic sequence), which translates into the protein MASPREENVYLAKLAEQAERYEEMVEFMEKVVGAGDDELTIEERNLLSVAYKNVIGARRASWRIISSIEQKEESRGNEDHVASIKTYRSKIESELTSICNGILKLLDSKLIGTAATGDSKVFYLKMKGDYYRYLAEFKTGAERKEAAENTLSAYKSAQDIANGELAPTHPIRLGLALNFSVFYYEILNSPDRACNLAKQAFDEAIAELGTLGEESYKDSTLIMQLFCDNLTLWTSDMQDDGTDEIKEPSKAEEQQ
- the LOC107794653 gene encoding uncharacterized protein LOC107794653 codes for the protein MEKHIFLLILLFLVQYYSVFISAAPSNETDQEALLAFQNLVTSPSLFLAKNWTSNTSFCSWFGVTCSSRRQRVVALTLPNLKLQGTISPSLANLSFLRELNLGNNFFHGGIPYGLGNLPRLRVIDIQNNQLQGSIPRNLFQHQRVEKVSLAFNELNGEMWNGPWYVPELKVLDLMNNSLTGMIPPTVGNATKLMNLSLSGNKISGNIPKEIGNLSQLAVLSLYDNQLTGSIPATMFKISSLIAAALGINRLSGPLLLDEGNSLSNLEELSISYNLISGYIPSNICQLTELRILSISFNNIAGEIPRNIGCLAKLEMFFIGFNKINGVIPTSLGNITALQYLSCPNNHMEGLIPPELGKLSNLRLLYFQENYNLTGEIPEAIFNISSLETIFFSFNKLSGRIPATTGLHLPNLQELFLAQNQLEGEIPPYITNASKLETLELSGNYLRGSIPTNLGNFRGLKNLLLWGNQLVNEPGEHELRFFNSLVDCRMLRYLYVGSNPLNGVLPDAIGNLSSTIENFHMSDAHINGLIPTGIGNISGLLGLDFEENNLTGSIPSEVSKLTQLQGLFLTKNKLQGHIVEAVCHLSNLVRLTLNDNELFGLIPECIGNLSMLQQLYVDSNNFSSKLPLSIWKMSRLLYLNISENSIEGEVPPDIGELKAIVELDFSSNHFWGMIPSECGELQNLKSLNLSNNSFSGPIPLSFANLIGLEFLDLSFNALSGTIPKSLEKLSHLISINVSFNDLEGEIPSGGVFANFTSQSFLGNSGLCGMQVLGVPACPITNSGRQSNSKKLLLKVVIPVVISSFLMFLLASIWIGKRQKKGKSKDVEKVPEIKTHQLVSYHEIQRATNNFDGSNLIGVGSSGSVYKGTLSSGIVVAMKVLDLQNEEACKRFDTECEVVRNVRHRNLVTVITTCSSEHIRAFVLQYMSNGSLDNWLYREECHLNLLQRVTIMLDVAVAIEYLHHFHDTPIVHCDIKPANVLLDEDMVAHVGDFGISKILAVSKSMAHTETLGTLGYIAPEYGSEGIVSTSGDVYSYGIMLMEVLAKRRPTDEEIFNENLGLREWIKRAFSGTMMEAVDANLFLEEEQVNSKSEICIASMIQLALDCTNERPESRIAMKDVVKRLHKIKNTFLAT